A stretch of the Thermus thermophilus genome encodes the following:
- a CDS encoding RAMP superfamily CRISPR-associated protein yields the protein MTSYAKFVQIGLALDPIHVGAGGARIGRVDLTIVRDPATQVPKIPGSSLAGVYRTYVAMAEHERTPNRQVDGKEWPIYPNCAGLGQPKENQARTEEEKKYRRGHCGRPDCPVCTVFGFARGAGQEGGFAGLAAFTDAHVLLFPVPTRQGPMWVTGPMALRPIYPDIQGVDGNKVYLQKGSDNQLNLGWLLLPVEKRDMGEIKQKLHAFVCYLIWTPGV from the coding sequence ATGACAAGTTACGCAAAATTTGTCCAGATCGGCCTTGCCCTGGATCCCATCCACGTGGGCGCCGGTGGTGCCCGCATCGGCCGGGTGGACCTGACCATCGTGCGCGACCCGGCCACCCAGGTGCCCAAGATCCCCGGCTCCAGCCTGGCGGGGGTGTACCGGACCTACGTGGCGATGGCGGAACACGAAAGGACCCCCAATCGCCAGGTTGACGGTAAAGAATGGCCGATTTACCCAAATTGTGCTGGCCTGGGGCAACCTAAAGAAAACCAGGCCAGAACGGAAGAAGAGAAAAAGTACCGACGCGGTCACTGCGGCCGGCCCGATTGCCCGGTATGCACTGTCTTCGGCTTCGCCCGCGGCGCGGGCCAGGAGGGCGGCTTCGCCGGTCTGGCCGCCTTCACCGATGCCCATGTGCTCCTCTTCCCCGTCCCCACCCGGCAGGGGCCCATGTGGGTGACGGGGCCCATGGCGCTTCGGCCCATCTACCCGGACATCCAGGGTGTGGACGGCAACAAGGTCTATCTCCAGAAAGGCTCCGATAACCAGCTGAATCTGGGGTGGCTCCTGTTGCCGGTGGAAAAAAGAGATATGGGGGAAATAAAGCAGAAACTTCATGCCTTCGTGTGCTACTTGATCTGGACCCCCGGGGTGTGA
- a CDS encoding RAMP superfamily CRISPR-associated protein, whose protein sequence is MTWDYFVALSDNPGEQETLARPEGLSGGFVDEVSVRFFQGDKESARRRYMEGANGDIRLPEIISENAPDFSSLPSSTWVALQVDFELLTPWYSKDDRVFHLLDNPVCKDRVFGVPFMAASSWKGMLRWAFRMCTKKLVGPEQETDEGKLKQAKAWEWHLFGNEKGEGEEFSRGALVFYPTWFNKIGFEVINPHSRERRAGTQPIYYEVVPPGAQGTLSLLYAPWPGMKPAVKAEEVLPKLFEAVEALLTTYGISAKRTVGWGTAKILKWRAFHKTEGTVEKDNRADLEREVQAWLSAGGTP, encoded by the coding sequence ATGACGTGGGATTATTTTGTTGCTCTATCTGATAACCCTGGCGAGCAAGAAACCCTGGCGCGCCCCGAGGGACTTTCGGGCGGCTTTGTGGATGAGGTATCGGTGCGTTTCTTCCAGGGGGATAAAGAAAGTGCGCGTCGCCGCTATATGGAAGGTGCAAATGGTGATATCAGGTTACCTGAAATAATTTCAGAAAATGCACCCGATTTCTCATCTCTCCCCTCCTCCACCTGGGTTGCCCTTCAGGTAGACTTTGAACTCCTCACCCCCTGGTACTCCAAGGACGACCGCGTCTTTCACCTGCTGGACAACCCGGTGTGCAAGGACCGGGTCTTCGGGGTGCCTTTCATGGCCGCCTCGTCCTGGAAAGGGATGCTGCGCTGGGCCTTCCGAATGTGCACAAAAAAATTGGTCGGACCGGAACAAGAAACCGACGAAGGAAAACTCAAGCAAGCCAAAGCCTGGGAATGGCATCTCTTCGGAAACGAAAAGGGTGAAGGTGAGGAGTTCAGCCGAGGCGCGCTGGTCTTCTACCCCACTTGGTTCAACAAGATCGGCTTTGAGGTCATCAACCCCCACAGCCGGGAGCGCCGCGCCGGCACCCAGCCTATTTACTACGAAGTGGTGCCGCCTGGAGCACAGGGCACGCTCTCGCTCCTCTACGCGCCTTGGCCGGGAATGAAGCCCGCGGTGAAAGCCGAGGAAGTCTTACCGAAACTGTTTGAGGCCGTTGAGGCCTTGCTCACCACCTACGGCATCTCCGCTAAGCGCACGGTGGGTTGGGGAACGGCAAAAATCCTGAAGTGGCGCGCGTTTCACAAGACGGAAGGCACCGTGGAGAAGGACAACCGCGCCGACCTTGAGCGAGAAGTGCAAGCCTGGCTTTCCGCAGGAGGTACGCCATGA
- the cmr1 gene encoding type III-B CRISPR module RAMP protein Cmr1: protein MEPKEWKLKALTDIWTGDRERKGDRLTPTGLMGSLRWWFEVLVRGLGGKACDPTAENVRCPGDNKKPHEGGHHCVVCELFGCTGWARKFRLMVLDDKGQVIQNQIRAGQTFVLRFIPLRPIAPEEWCLLDATLRLIADYGAIGGKTVFKPSDEPGRENVLHHKDFGLVTIEQRPEGVGCSRAIAEYVRDARWRKNFSDSAFSWASLQNFWCVKGRYLARQDTDTSSFNFVIGRPEPKNQSSQGDSWLAGRRPNRQLGIEPESKKVFSFKEPPRTFGFVQDEEEFSQIVEKLRILRDGDGNGRQPDPAWASFDPDREFLKGRQIIKQLFQ, encoded by the coding sequence ATGGAGCCCAAGGAGTGGAAGCTCAAAGCCCTAACGGACATATGGACGGGAGACAGGGAACGAAAGGGAGACCGCCTTACACCCACGGGGCTCATGGGCTCCCTGCGCTGGTGGTTTGAGGTCCTGGTGCGCGGATTGGGGGGAAAAGCGTGCGACCCTACAGCCGAAAACGTACGTTGCCCGGGTGATAACAAAAAACCGCACGAAGGTGGCCACCACTGCGTAGTTTGCGAGCTCTTTGGTTGCACCGGATGGGCACGCAAGTTCCGGCTGATGGTTCTGGACGACAAGGGCCAGGTCATCCAGAACCAGATCCGGGCAGGTCAGACCTTCGTCTTGCGCTTCATCCCCCTGCGGCCCATCGCCCCGGAGGAGTGGTGCCTGCTGGATGCCACCCTGCGCCTGATCGCGGATTACGGCGCTATCGGCGGAAAGACGGTGTTCAAGCCGTCGGATGAGCCAGGACGCGAGAACGTCTTGCATCACAAAGACTTTGGCCTTGTAACCATTGAGCAGCGTCCGGAAGGGGTTGGTTGTAGTCGAGCAATTGCAGAATATGTGCGCGATGCACGGTGGCGCAAGAATTTCAGTGATAGCGCTTTTTCATGGGCTTCGCTGCAAAACTTCTGGTGTGTGAAGGGGCGGTATCTGGCGAGGCAAGATACTGATACCAGCTCTTTCAATTTTGTTATTGGTCGTCCGGAACCTAAAAACCAATCCTCACAGGGTGATTCCTGGCTGGCTGGAAGACGCCCTAATCGGCAATTAGGTATTGAGCCGGAGAGCAAGAAAGTCTTTAGCTTCAAAGAACCTCCGAGGACATTCGGTTTTGTGCAGGACGAAGAGGAGTTTTCACAAATTGTTGAGAAATTACGCATTCTGAGAGACGGTGATGGGAACGGCAGGCAACCGGATCCAGCGTGGGCCTCATTTGATCCAGATAGGGAGTTTCTAAAAGGCAGGCAAATTATAAAGCAACTATTCCAATAG
- the cas1b gene encoding type I-B CRISPR-associated endonuclease Cas1b yields the protein MAKPVYVFSSGRLGRRANTIVLETEERKRHLPVEQVSELYLFGEVDLNKRFLEFVAQKGILLHFFNRFGYYVGSFYPREHLLSGYLTLRQAEHYLDGGKRLDLARRFVEGGLGNVLRLLRREEARGEGLEATLELLEELLAKVGEAQSVGELMALEGRAREAYYRTWEALLGEAWALERSRRPPRDPINALLSFANSLLYTAILAQIYQTHLDPRIGFLHEANYRRHSLNLDVAEVFRPVLADRLVFRLVRRGQVKPGHFLREGEGVFLSEAGRRLVVEEWEKTLQTTYQHRALRRAVSYRTTLRLELYKLEKHLIGEQPYTPYRLR from the coding sequence ATGGCTAAGCCGGTGTACGTGTTCTCCTCGGGGCGCCTGGGACGCCGGGCCAACACCATCGTCCTGGAAACGGAAGAGCGCAAGCGCCACCTCCCGGTGGAACAGGTGTCCGAGCTCTACCTCTTCGGCGAGGTGGACCTGAACAAGCGCTTCCTGGAGTTCGTCGCGCAAAAAGGGATCCTCCTCCACTTCTTCAACCGCTTCGGCTACTACGTGGGCTCCTTCTACCCCCGGGAGCACCTCTTGAGCGGCTACCTCACCCTGCGCCAGGCGGAGCACTACCTGGACGGCGGGAAGAGGCTGGACCTGGCCCGCCGCTTCGTGGAGGGGGGCCTGGGGAACGTCCTCCGCCTCCTGCGCAGGGAGGAGGCCCGGGGGGAGGGCCTCGAGGCCACCCTGGAACTCCTGGAGGAGCTTTTGGCCAAGGTAGGAGAGGCCCAAAGCGTGGGAGAACTCATGGCCCTGGAGGGCAGGGCCCGGGAGGCCTACTACCGAACCTGGGAGGCCCTCCTGGGAGAGGCTTGGGCCCTGGAGCGCTCCCGAAGGCCGCCCAGGGACCCCATCAACGCCCTGCTGAGCTTCGCCAACTCCCTCCTCTACACGGCCATCCTGGCGCAGATCTACCAGACCCACCTGGACCCCCGCATCGGCTTCCTGCACGAGGCCAACTACCGTCGCCACTCCCTCAACCTGGACGTGGCCGAGGTGTTCAGGCCCGTCCTCGCCGACCGGTTGGTCTTCCGCCTCGTGCGCAGGGGGCAGGTGAAGCCGGGGCACTTCCTCCGAGAGGGGGAAGGGGTCTTCCTCTCCGAGGCGGGAAGGAGGCTTGTAGTGGAGGAGTGGGAGAAGACCCTCCAGACCACCTACCAGCACCGCGCCTTGAGGCGGGCCGTCTCCTACAGGACCACCTTGCGCCTGGAGCTCTACAAGCTGGAAAAGCACCTGATTGGGGAACAGCCCTACACCCCCTACCGCCTGCGCTGA
- the cas4 gene encoding CRISPR-associated protein Cas4, with product MGYYGVCPREAWLMGHALSPFPDHELLALGRLLQETAYREARKEVALPGMRLDLLTKGKDAWVVAEVKRRSGQREAHLLQLGYYLLRLEALGLRAQGELRYPEERRAERVALTPELRARVQEAERALKELLQRPLPPPPKRIPACSGCAYFEFCFVEEKDG from the coding sequence GTGGGCTACTACGGGGTCTGCCCCCGGGAGGCCTGGCTCATGGGGCACGCCCTAAGCCCCTTTCCCGATCACGAGCTCCTCGCCTTGGGCAGGCTCCTCCAGGAGACCGCCTACCGGGAGGCCCGCAAGGAGGTGGCCCTCCCGGGGATGCGCCTGGACCTCCTGACCAAGGGAAAGGACGCGTGGGTGGTGGCCGAGGTGAAGCGCCGCTCCGGCCAGCGGGAAGCCCACCTGCTCCAGCTCGGCTACTACCTCCTCCGCCTCGAGGCCTTGGGCCTCCGGGCCCAGGGGGAGCTTCGCTACCCGGAGGAGCGCCGGGCGGAGCGGGTGGCCCTCACCCCGGAGCTCAGGGCCAGGGTGCAGGAGGCGGAGCGGGCCCTCAAGGAGCTTTTGCAACGCCCCCTGCCCCCTCCGCCCAAACGGATCCCCGCCTGCTCGGGGTGCGCCTACTTTGAGTTCTGCTTCGTGGAGGAGAAAGATGGCTAA
- a CDS encoding CRISPR-associated endonuclease Cas3'' — MALLARTDPEEPLLDHLQGVASLAEGFLAPLGLGPEGRVLGLCHDLGKATPYFQEMLRGKRPRGDPLTWHALPGALFAAWVAQKEGLKEPLSFFLAILGHHGSLPTPWNKLPLKLLREGFPREGAWKGLPEQLKALAGPDFRALVQALGLPDPTPFLEGEALEVAKALALEADALLNQEGEDLSRHFHLALLYSALLDADRRQAGRTPPPSPAPIPPGAVEAYLRGRPAQGPLAPHREALLRGVAEALKAPLEDLFPAHLTLTAPTGAGKTLAALRFALGLRERVREELGLLPKVVYALPYVAIADQVAEVAQGVLEAAGLSPEDHLLVHHHLALSRLREEDPVEEALLLQETWDREVVVTTFHQVFPALVGPGSPLRRLHALAEGAILILDEVQTLPAELWPLLRGLLRALPGRVTVVSMSATQPRLVEGREIAPRLPEYPRRVRLVRGEEGTLRDLSERLLKEGPRSRLVVLNTVREAMELYRSLKEGGLPHLHLLTSHLLPKHRKARLRAIREALAEGLPVTLVATQVVEAGVDLDFREGFRAFAPLESLLQVAGRVNRNALGEGRLWVLDLEDRTGERVYGKILLHRTRAVLGERLAEGLWDLEAYALLEAYYRLVEEGLSQKEGRQRLAELARLDYEALEGLRLLEGAPTLPVFVEWDEEATDLLRQLEAAWGLRDPGERRKALRRLLPRLQAYTVSPLLQRALKNLPPPLLGREDWRHVPREAVADYYDEEVGFKWEMDQFL; from the coding sequence ATGGCCCTCCTCGCCCGCACCGATCCCGAGGAGCCCCTCCTGGACCACCTCCAGGGCGTGGCCTCCCTGGCGGAAGGCTTCCTCGCCCCCCTGGGGCTCGGCCCCGAGGGACGGGTTCTCGGCCTCTGCCACGACCTGGGCAAGGCCACCCCCTATTTCCAGGAGATGCTCCGGGGAAAAAGGCCGAGGGGGGACCCCCTCACCTGGCACGCCCTCCCCGGGGCCCTCTTCGCCGCCTGGGTGGCGCAAAAGGAGGGGCTTAAGGAGCCCCTCTCCTTCTTTCTGGCCATCCTGGGGCACCACGGCAGCCTGCCCACCCCCTGGAACAAGCTTCCCCTCAAGCTCCTGAGGGAGGGTTTCCCCAGGGAGGGAGCCTGGAAGGGGCTTCCCGAGCAGCTTAAGGCCCTGGCGGGCCCGGACTTCAGGGCGCTGGTCCAGGCCCTGGGGCTTCCCGACCCCACCCCCTTCCTGGAAGGGGAGGCCCTGGAGGTGGCCAAAGCCCTCGCCCTCGAGGCCGACGCCCTCCTTAACCAGGAGGGGGAAGACCTCTCCCGCCACTTCCACCTGGCCCTCCTCTACTCCGCCCTCCTGGACGCCGACCGGAGGCAGGCGGGCCGGACCCCTCCCCCAAGCCCCGCCCCCATCCCCCCGGGGGCCGTGGAGGCCTACCTGAGGGGCCGCCCCGCCCAAGGCCCCCTCGCCCCCCACCGGGAAGCCCTCCTCCGGGGCGTGGCCGAGGCCCTGAAGGCCCCCCTGGAAGACCTCTTCCCCGCCCACCTCACCCTCACCGCCCCCACGGGGGCGGGCAAGACCCTGGCGGCCCTCCGCTTCGCCCTGGGGCTGAGGGAGCGGGTGCGGGAGGAGCTCGGCCTCCTCCCCAAGGTGGTCTACGCCCTCCCCTACGTCGCCATCGCCGACCAGGTGGCGGAGGTGGCCCAAGGGGTGCTGGAGGCGGCGGGCCTCTCCCCCGAAGACCACCTCCTCGTCCATCACCACCTGGCCCTTTCCCGGCTGAGGGAGGAAGACCCTGTGGAAGAGGCCCTTCTCCTCCAGGAGACCTGGGACCGGGAGGTGGTGGTGACCACCTTCCACCAGGTCTTCCCCGCCCTGGTGGGGCCGGGAAGCCCCCTGCGGCGCCTCCACGCCTTGGCCGAGGGGGCCATCCTGATCCTGGACGAGGTCCAGACCCTACCCGCGGAGCTTTGGCCCCTCCTGCGGGGCCTCCTCCGGGCCCTCCCGGGCCGGGTCACCGTGGTGAGCATGAGCGCCACCCAGCCCCGCCTGGTGGAGGGGAGGGAGATCGCCCCAAGGCTTCCGGAGTACCCCCGGCGGGTGCGGCTCGTCCGGGGGGAGGAGGGCACGCTCCGGGACCTTTCGGAAAGGCTCCTAAAGGAAGGCCCGAGGAGCCGCCTCGTCGTCCTGAACACGGTGCGGGAGGCGATGGAGCTCTACCGGAGCCTCAAGGAGGGGGGGCTTCCCCACCTCCACCTCCTCACCAGCCACCTCCTGCCCAAGCACCGGAAGGCCCGCCTGAGGGCCATCCGGGAGGCCCTGGCGGAGGGGCTTCCCGTGACCCTGGTGGCCACCCAGGTGGTGGAGGCGGGGGTGGACCTGGACTTCCGGGAGGGCTTCCGGGCCTTCGCCCCCCTGGAAAGCCTCCTCCAGGTGGCGGGCCGGGTGAACCGAAACGCCCTGGGGGAGGGGCGGCTTTGGGTCTTGGACCTGGAGGACCGGACGGGGGAGCGGGTCTACGGGAAGATCCTGCTCCACAGAACCCGGGCGGTGCTTGGGGAAAGACTGGCGGAAGGACTGTGGGACCTCGAGGCCTACGCCCTCCTCGAGGCCTACTACCGCCTGGTGGAGGAGGGGCTCAGCCAGAAGGAGGGTCGGCAGAGGCTCGCCGAGCTCGCCCGGCTGGACTACGAGGCCTTGGAGGGGCTCCGCCTCCTGGAAGGGGCCCCTACCCTCCCCGTCTTCGTGGAGTGGGATGAGGAGGCCACGGACCTCCTCCGGCAGCTGGAGGCGGCCTGGGGCCTCAGGGACCCCGGGGAAAGGCGAAAGGCCCTCCGCCGCCTCCTCCCCAGGCTCCAGGCCTACACCGTAAGCCCTCTCCTCCAGCGGGCCCTCAAGAACCTCCCCCCGCCCCTCCTGGGCCGGGAGGACTGGCGGCACGTGCCGCGGGAGGCCGTGGCCGATTACTACGACGAGGAGGTGGGGTTTAAGTGGGAGATGGACCAGTTCCTATAA
- the cas6 gene encoding CRISPR-associated endoribonuclease Cas6: MASLSGGRIRLRLYAEGRLPVTYREGLQAALYGVLPSPLGQRLHDEGLLGGRRPLKLFVFSRLLGLTYLKEEKAFLAQGELTLYFASALAEVVGALGQGVWRRGGLEVHGLFLRLVEMGLEPLPVGERLVVEALAPIAAYRTEGGKTLYFNPLNREFPLLLEANLNRKAEALGLPRGSLEVVPLGFHPRQKRLERYKGTWVEGWMGRYRLAGPPHLLRLALLSGLGAKNSQGFGFVREVEGA; the protein is encoded by the coding sequence ATGGCTTCCCTTTCCGGCGGGCGGATCCGGCTTCGCCTCTACGCCGAGGGGCGCCTTCCCGTGACCTACAGGGAAGGGCTCCAGGCCGCCCTTTACGGCGTCCTCCCCTCCCCCCTGGGCCAGCGGCTCCACGACGAGGGGCTTCTGGGGGGGAGGAGGCCCCTGAAGCTCTTCGTCTTCAGCCGGCTCCTCGGGCTCACCTACCTGAAGGAGGAGAAGGCCTTTTTGGCCCAGGGGGAGCTCACCCTCTACTTCGCCTCGGCCCTGGCCGAGGTGGTGGGGGCCCTGGGCCAGGGGGTGTGGCGGCGGGGGGGCCTCGAGGTCCACGGCCTCTTCCTCCGCCTCGTGGAGATGGGCCTGGAGCCCCTCCCCGTGGGGGAGCGCCTGGTGGTGGAGGCCCTGGCCCCCATCGCCGCCTACCGCACCGAGGGGGGGAAGACCCTCTACTTCAACCCCCTCAACCGGGAGTTCCCCCTCCTCCTGGAGGCGAACCTCAACCGCAAGGCGGAGGCCCTGGGCCTTCCCCGGGGAAGCCTCGAGGTCGTCCCCCTGGGCTTCCACCCCCGCCAGAAGCGCCTGGAGCGGTACAAGGGCACCTGGGTGGAGGGGTGGATGGGCCGCTACCGCCTTGCGGGGCCCCCCCACCTGCTGCGCCTCGCCCTCCTCAGCGGGCTTGGGGCCAAGAACAGCCAGGGCTTCGGCTTCGTGCGGGAGGTGGAGGGTGCTTAG
- a CDS encoding TM1802 family CRISPR-associated protein, whose amino-acid sequence MLRELIRMGREVAGEGDVLEDLVQEASGTLYLLDLHPEARRASLVPYELDGEKCRRFLWVGDPPAANAPRDRATTSRLHYLLGQVATKMAEDEGLYPLLKDLLWDPGKPGGKVRHLLDLRDFRLEEAREAEEGPFRVVGGRLQVAQDPWPLLEEKKRHAGGLAEALGAFLERVWGLPRKGALFSLALRGRPLAEAPEYRAYLRRILLEERFARAEKGLCHGCGRVDRVVADSSAFRLKFFIQDKKGFAPGVRGEAFPRAYALCRECFTALKVGERLALERLTLRFLGTEALVLPGADPEPGGLARLVERVLAQVRGLERLEAWREFLERARLRWEGVGYLGFSLLFFRRAQAATKVEEVVLEVPPSRVEGLFRALEEAQGRGFPVRGLGDWLRLLPLSRGRGGVDAGPALPWLSRILLGLPLDPKALLPLWLRAAERAYREDATFYALQGFRGPQGALDLALLGAGWIWVLRRLGLWGGSMEREVRSAFPLGEEEEVFRAYGFGPLEAGLYLLGKAMEAVGQAQARLYEYRKEPLLEALGWQGMSLVRVRHLVPEVMARAVHYLDGEGRTQVLDLLGRATDLLERAEGGLSEREVPYYILMGYAQARSRRLRQGRKAEQDQEGVEHDREGA is encoded by the coding sequence GTGCTTAGGGAGCTGATCCGCATGGGCCGGGAGGTGGCCGGGGAGGGGGATGTCCTCGAGGACCTGGTCCAGGAGGCCTCGGGGACCCTTTACCTCCTGGACCTCCATCCCGAGGCGCGGCGGGCCAGTCTGGTGCCCTACGAGCTGGACGGGGAGAAGTGCCGCCGCTTCCTCTGGGTGGGGGACCCTCCGGCCGCCAACGCCCCCCGGGACCGGGCCACCACGAGCCGCCTCCACTACCTCCTGGGCCAGGTGGCCACGAAGATGGCGGAGGATGAGGGGCTTTACCCCCTGCTGAAGGACCTCCTCTGGGACCCGGGCAAGCCCGGAGGAAAGGTCCGCCACCTGCTGGACCTTCGGGACTTCCGCCTGGAGGAGGCCAGGGAGGCGGAGGAGGGGCCCTTCCGGGTGGTGGGGGGGAGGCTTCAGGTGGCCCAGGACCCCTGGCCCCTTTTGGAGGAAAAGAAGCGGCACGCCGGCGGCCTGGCGGAGGCCCTTGGGGCCTTTCTGGAAAGGGTCTGGGGCCTACCCAGGAAGGGCGCCCTCTTTAGCCTGGCCCTCCGGGGCAGGCCCCTGGCCGAGGCCCCGGAGTACCGGGCCTACCTCAGGCGGATCCTTCTGGAGGAACGCTTCGCCCGGGCCGAGAAAGGGCTCTGCCACGGGTGTGGGCGGGTGGACAGGGTGGTGGCGGACTCCAGCGCCTTCCGTTTGAAGTTTTTCATCCAGGACAAGAAGGGCTTCGCCCCCGGGGTCAGGGGGGAGGCCTTCCCTCGGGCCTACGCCCTCTGCCGGGAGTGCTTCACCGCCTTGAAGGTGGGGGAGCGCCTGGCCCTGGAGCGCCTCACCCTGCGCTTCCTGGGGACCGAGGCCCTGGTCCTGCCCGGGGCCGACCCCGAGCCCGGGGGCCTCGCCCGCCTGGTGGAGCGGGTCCTGGCCCAGGTGCGGGGCCTGGAGCGCCTCGAGGCCTGGCGGGAGTTCCTGGAGCGGGCCCGGCTTCGCTGGGAGGGGGTGGGGTACCTCGGCTTCTCCCTCCTCTTCTTCCGCCGCGCCCAGGCGGCCACCAAGGTGGAGGAGGTGGTCCTAGAGGTCCCCCCTTCCCGGGTGGAGGGGCTTTTCCGGGCCCTTGAGGAGGCCCAGGGACGGGGCTTCCCGGTGAGGGGGCTTGGGGACTGGCTCCGTCTCCTGCCCCTCTCCCGGGGGAGGGGCGGGGTGGACGCTGGGCCCGCCCTTCCTTGGCTTTCCCGCATCCTCCTGGGCCTCCCCTTGGACCCCAAGGCCCTCCTGCCCCTCTGGCTTCGGGCCGCGGAGCGGGCCTACCGGGAGGACGCCACCTTTTACGCCCTCCAGGGTTTCAGGGGCCCCCAGGGGGCCCTGGACCTCGCCCTTCTGGGGGCGGGCTGGATCTGGGTCCTCAGGCGGCTTGGGCTTTGGGGAGGAAGCATGGAGAGGGAAGTGAGGAGCGCGTTTCCTTTGGGCGAGGAAGAGGAGGTCTTCCGGGCCTACGGCTTCGGCCCCCTCGAGGCGGGGCTCTACCTCCTGGGCAAGGCCATGGAGGCGGTGGGCCAGGCCCAGGCGCGGCTTTACGAGTACCGCAAGGAGCCCCTCCTGGAGGCCTTGGGCTGGCAGGGGATGAGCCTCGTGCGGGTGCGCCACCTGGTCCCCGAGGTGATGGCCAGGGCCGTCCACTACCTGGACGGGGAGGGGCGCACCCAGGTCCTGGACCTCCTGGGCCGGGCCACGGACCTCCTGGAACGGGCGGAGGGGGGGCTTTCCGAACGGGAGGTCCCCTACTACATCCTCATGGGCTACGCCCAGGCGCGAAGCCGGAGGCTTCGGCAGGGTAGGAAGGCGGAGCAAGACCAAGAAGGGGTGGAGCATGACCGAGAAGGTGCCTAA
- the cas7b gene encoding type I-B CRISPR-associated protein Cas7/Csh2 gives MTEKVPNAEILFLYEAKDTNPNGDPDAENRPRMDYVGRRLLVSDVRLKRYVRDYLLLRGEDVWVRTREDGSRTDADGRLQELMNLYAKETGREAGAKKDLDPDFLKWYLRRLRDVRLFGAVLPIKGEGEAKGGTGQFVGPVQFDWGYSLHPVEVYTATLSSHFAGRTEGGKGEHGTFGKDHRVPYALIAFWGRVSRARAEKVGLSPEDLEVLEKGLLEGLLQGATTRSKVGQTPRLYLRVDWVEGFRPLGDPRDGLALRPAEGKAPEAIRSVADYTLDARALARGLARYREAVARVRLWVHPDLRVEGLSLEGFPLEEVRF, from the coding sequence ATGACCGAGAAGGTGCCTAACGCCGAGATCCTTTTCCTCTACGAGGCCAAGGACACCAACCCCAACGGGGACCCCGACGCGGAGAACCGCCCCCGGATGGACTACGTGGGGCGGCGGCTCCTTGTGAGCGACGTGCGCCTCAAGCGCTACGTGCGGGACTACCTCCTCCTTCGGGGGGAGGACGTCTGGGTGCGGACCCGGGAGGACGGAAGCCGCACCGACGCCGACGGCAGGCTCCAGGAGCTCATGAACCTCTACGCCAAGGAGACGGGCAGGGAAGCGGGGGCCAAGAAGGACCTGGACCCGGACTTCCTCAAGTGGTACCTGCGCCGCCTCCGGGACGTCCGCCTTTTCGGGGCGGTCCTCCCCATCAAGGGGGAGGGGGAGGCCAAGGGGGGAACGGGGCAGTTCGTGGGCCCCGTGCAGTTTGACTGGGGCTACTCCCTCCATCCCGTGGAGGTCTACACCGCCACCCTCTCCAGCCACTTCGCCGGGAGGACGGAGGGGGGGAAGGGGGAGCACGGCACCTTCGGCAAGGACCACCGGGTGCCCTACGCCCTCATCGCCTTCTGGGGCCGGGTGTCCCGGGCCCGGGCGGAGAAGGTGGGGCTTTCCCCGGAGGACCTCGAGGTCCTGGAGAAGGGCCTTCTGGAGGGGCTTTTGCAGGGGGCCACCACGCGGAGCAAGGTGGGCCAGACCCCGAGGCTCTACCTGCGGGTGGACTGGGTGGAGGGCTTCCGGCCCCTGGGGGACCCCAGGGACGGCCTCGCCCTCCGCCCCGCGGAAGGGAAGGCGCCGGAGGCCATCCGCAGCGTGGCCGACTACACCCTGGACGCCCGCGCCCTCGCCCGGGGGCTCGCCCGGTACAGGGAGGCCGTGGCGCGGGTGCGCCTTTGGGTCCACCCGGACCTGCGGGTGGAGGGGCTTTCCCTGGAGGGGTTCCCGTTGGAGGAGGTGCGCTTCTGA
- the cas5 gene encoding CRISPR-associated protein Cas5 has product MGPPGPAGGGAFPGGVPVGGGALLRALRFVLKGKRAHFRRFYTNSSALTYPVPPPSALQGLLGAALGLGPEYPKALSGLYLSVRPLGAQRHLFQTVNYLFIKEARLEELRGLSGEGRTQIPLQFLVGEGGRPVAFEVWVASEDAHLLQRLAGALEAPAYPLSLGSAFALAWAEEVGLFPGEVVRGWEGEGLGWWEAARLRLKSPPPGTQVYRDRFPVLLGPGRVPRRVEELALEARGAPLSVVYEGEVLHVEGSVWGVVRV; this is encoded by the coding sequence TTGGGTCCACCCGGACCTGCGGGTGGAGGGGCTTTCCCTGGAGGGGTTCCCGTTGGAGGAGGTGCGCTTCTGAGGGCCCTGCGGTTCGTCCTCAAGGGGAAGCGGGCCCACTTCCGCCGCTTCTACACCAACTCCTCGGCCCTCACCTATCCCGTGCCGCCCCCTTCCGCCCTCCAGGGGCTCCTGGGGGCCGCCTTGGGCCTGGGGCCGGAGTACCCGAAGGCCCTCTCCGGCCTCTACCTCTCCGTCCGTCCCCTTGGGGCGCAACGGCACCTCTTCCAGACGGTCAACTACCTCTTCATCAAGGAGGCCAGGCTGGAGGAGCTCCGGGGGCTTTCCGGGGAGGGGCGCACCCAGATCCCCCTCCAGTTCCTGGTGGGGGAGGGGGGGAGGCCCGTGGCCTTTGAGGTCTGGGTGGCCTCGGAGGACGCCCACCTCCTGCAGCGCCTGGCGGGGGCCCTCGAGGCCCCCGCCTACCCCCTCTCCCTGGGGAGCGCCTTCGCCCTCGCCTGGGCCGAGGAGGTGGGGCTTTTCCCGGGGGAGGTGGTGCGGGGCTGGGAGGGCGAGGGGCTGGGCTGGTGGGAGGCGGCCCGGCTCCGCCTAAAGAGCCCGCCCCCAGGGACCCAGGTCTACAGGGACCGCTTTCCCGTCCTCCTCGGCCCGGGGCGGGTGCCAAGGCGGGTGGAAGAGCTAGCCCTGGAAGCCCGGGGCGCCCCTTTGTCCGTGGTCTACGAGGGCGAGGTCCTCCACGTGGAGGGGAGCGTCTGGGGGGTGGTGCGGGTCTAG